The genome window TTACTTTACTTTTTTGGCTCGTTAATTGTTCCTGTGCTTGTAGCATTGGTTATTGCTTATTTACTTGATTGGCCGGTTGTTCATTTAGAGCGCGTTGGCTTAAAACGTTTTACTGCAACGATTATTGTAATGTTGATATTTATTAGCATTATGCTCACCCTTATTTTGGTTATTGGCCCAGTGCTTTGGAAGCAGACCAGTAACTTAGTGCAAGAAACCCCGCATATGTTAGAGCAAGGGAAGTCTTATTTAATGGCTTTACCTGAACAATACCCAAGTTTAATTAACATAGATCAAGTACAAGCTATTGTTGCAACGGTAGAAGCTAAAATCATTGAGTTTGGTCAAACTGTATTGTCGTTTTCACTAACCTCATTAAAAGATGTTGTTGCATGGCTTATATATTTAGTACTTGTGCCGTTACTGGTGTTTTTTATGCTTAAAGATAAGCTGGAGCTAACGGGGAGTATTGCTAAACTGATCCCGCAGCAACGACGCTTAATTTTGCAAGTGTGGCATGAAATGAATCAACAAATTATGAATTATATTCGCGGTAAAGTGTTTGAAATTTTAATTGTTGGTGGTGTGTCTTTTATTGCATTTACTGTTTTAGATTTAC of Pseudoalteromonas arctica A 37-1-2 contains these proteins:
- a CDS encoding AI-2E family transporter; the protein is MFEYVKTWYERKFSDPHSSTLLFLLLASVALLYFFGSLIVPVLVALVIAYLLDWPVVHLERVGLKRFTATIIVMLIFISIMLTLILVIGPVLWKQTSNLVQETPHMLEQGKSYLMALPEQYPSLINIDQVQAIVATVEAKIIEFGQTVLSFSLTSLKDVVAWLIYLVLVPLLVFFMLKDKLELTGSIAKLIPQQRRLILQVWHEMNQQIMNYIRGKVFEILIVGGVSFIAFTVLDLRYAALLGVLVGLSVLIPFIGAALVTIPVAAVALFQFGLETQFWTILIIYGIIQALDGNVLVPLLFSEAVDLNPVFIIVAVLFFGGLWGFWGVFFAIPLASLVKALITAWSSTHEEISKEVSE